One Luteibacter sp. 9135 DNA segment encodes these proteins:
- the recD gene encoding exodeoxyribonuclease V subunit alpha codes for MNTVPTRDDLDRWMDNAVAEDRLRPVDRAFARFLGSLDPQGDPRVLLAAAQASRELGDGHICVDIGTWNTAADAALADIRPVLAASPLVAGPTGDAAAPLVLDGDLLYLRRFWRDEARVAEAVLGRLAPLPVPDDLAAELDRLFPVVESGPDWQKIACAIAARGAFAVITGGPGTGKTTTVIRLLGLLQTMAQRAGQPRLRIRLAAPTGKAAARLNASIAVQIDRLQVDASVKQAIPAEVTTLHRLLGSRPDSRRFRHDADHPLHLDVLVIDEASMIDLEMMAATLDALPPQARLVLLGDKDQLSSVEAGAVLGDLCARADRGYYDAGTRAWLSGTLGVDVGPWSATDDEARPLDQQVTMLRRSRRFGEHSGIGALALGINHGDMTAVTAAFSTSSGELALLPASAASIAALAIDGRDQAPGYRHYLDWLEANRPPLGANLAAFEAWAAGALTAYARFQLLCATRHGDAGVDAQNERIAKGLLERGLVEAIGGWYEGRPVMVTRNDYALGLMNGDVGLTLWVPDGQGGMALRVAFAVMHEQGGERIRFVVPSRLSAVDTVFAMTVHKSQGSEFEHTALALPAEPSPVLTRELVYTGVTRARAAFTLLASPDIVAYAVGRKTHRASGLLRRLV; via the coding sequence ATGAACACCGTGCCGACACGCGACGACCTCGATCGCTGGATGGACAACGCGGTGGCGGAGGATCGTCTTCGTCCGGTCGATCGCGCGTTCGCGCGCTTCCTCGGCAGCCTCGATCCCCAGGGTGATCCGCGGGTCCTGCTGGCGGCGGCGCAGGCCAGCCGCGAGCTGGGCGATGGACATATCTGCGTCGACATCGGCACCTGGAACACCGCCGCCGACGCCGCGCTGGCGGATATCCGGCCTGTCCTCGCAGCCTCGCCGCTGGTGGCCGGTCCCACGGGGGACGCCGCCGCGCCGCTGGTCCTCGATGGCGATCTGCTCTACCTGCGCCGTTTCTGGCGTGACGAGGCACGCGTGGCCGAGGCCGTGCTCGGCCGGTTGGCGCCGCTGCCGGTGCCGGACGACCTGGCCGCGGAGCTGGATCGCCTGTTTCCTGTCGTGGAGAGCGGACCCGACTGGCAGAAGATCGCCTGTGCCATCGCGGCGCGGGGCGCGTTCGCCGTCATCACGGGCGGCCCGGGCACGGGCAAGACCACAACGGTCATTCGCCTGCTGGGGCTGTTGCAGACGATGGCGCAGCGTGCCGGCCAGCCGCGCCTGCGCATACGCCTCGCCGCGCCCACCGGCAAGGCGGCTGCGCGACTCAACGCGTCCATCGCCGTGCAGATCGATCGGCTGCAGGTGGATGCCTCCGTCAAGCAGGCGATACCCGCGGAAGTCACTACGCTGCACCGCCTGCTGGGCAGCCGTCCCGACAGCCGCCGCTTCCGCCACGATGCCGACCATCCGCTGCACCTGGATGTCCTGGTCATCGACGAGGCCTCCATGATCGACCTCGAAATGATGGCGGCCACCCTCGACGCGCTGCCGCCGCAGGCACGGCTGGTGCTGCTGGGCGACAAGGATCAGTTGTCCTCCGTGGAAGCCGGGGCCGTCCTCGGCGACCTGTGCGCGCGGGCCGACCGGGGCTACTACGATGCCGGCACGCGGGCCTGGCTGTCCGGAACGCTCGGTGTCGACGTAGGTCCCTGGTCCGCGACGGACGACGAGGCACGGCCGCTGGACCAGCAGGTGACCATGCTGCGGCGTAGCCGCCGCTTCGGCGAGCACAGCGGCATCGGCGCGCTGGCGCTGGGCATCAACCACGGCGACATGACCGCCGTGACAGCAGCGTTTTCCACGTCGAGCGGCGAATTGGCCTTGCTGCCGGCGTCGGCCGCGTCCATTGCCGCCTTGGCGATCGACGGGCGCGACCAGGCCCCGGGCTATAGGCATTACCTGGACTGGCTGGAGGCGAACCGGCCCCCGCTCGGCGCTAACCTCGCGGCCTTCGAGGCATGGGCGGCGGGTGCGCTGACGGCTTATGCGCGATTCCAGTTGCTGTGCGCCACGCGTCATGGCGATGCCGGGGTTGACGCGCAGAACGAACGCATCGCCAAAGGCCTGCTCGAGCGCGGGCTGGTCGAGGCCATTGGCGGTTGGTACGAAGGGCGGCCGGTGATGGTGACGCGTAACGACTACGCGCTGGGCCTGATGAACGGCGACGTCGGCCTGACCCTGTGGGTGCCGGACGGGCAGGGCGGCATGGCCTTGCGCGTGGCGTTCGCCGTCATGCACGAGCAGGGTGGGGAACGCATCCGTTTCGTGGTGCCCAGTCGTCTCTCCGCGGTGGATACCGTGTTCGCGATGACGGTGCACAAGTCGCAGGGGTCCGAATTCGAACACACGGCGTTGGCGCTGCCGGCCGAACCGTCGCCCGTGCTCACGCGCGAGCTGGTCTACACCGGCGTGACGCGCGCCCGCGCCGCGTTCACCCTGCTGGCCTCGCCAGACATCGTTGCCTACGCGGTGGGTCGCAAGACCCATCGCGCTTCGGGACTGCTCCGCCGCCTGGTCTGA
- the recB gene encoding exodeoxyribonuclease V subunit beta, which yields MTLDFQTLDPLTMPLDGVRLIEASAGTGKTWTIAALYVRAVLGHGVAQPLLPPQILVVTFTEAATQELRERVRARLVEAAAAFRAGTTKEPFLAALMDACEADRHGACARRLELAAQWMDEAAIFTIHGWSQRMLIQHAFGSGHAFAQTLEPDESELLAECVRDYWRKAFYLLDEARLAPILEEWQTPDALARALRPLLFGGEATLRVNGEVLASGGDLDAALLDRAAWDEEDERRHADAARTWLADIDRIEAIVTAAVGDKTLHNGWYKPDRIPADLAAMRYWAERAERVDFDIARYSVTRLGKATGKGKHRPEHPAFAALEHWQAWQAGKVGIRHVVLADALAWVRERFAAQKLRRAQIGFDDLLLRLDRALAADTGTGLAQTIAQQYPLALIDEFQDTDPLQYRIFRAIYAAAEGTGLLLIGDPKQAIYAFRGADIQTYLGARAEALAPHYSLDTNHRSSEAMVAAVNALFGHAEGHATGAFHFADRGLPFAPVRSRGRSERLVIDDAVPAALQVWLLDDEQPVGVRIYREQMAGACATHIVELLNAAGRGRCGFVSVEGHFTALKPADIAVLVRSHSEATQIRDALAQRHVRSVFLSDRDSVLESIEAHDILLWLRAVAEPSSDTAMRAALATRSLDLGYGELERLNVDERHWERRGQELFELRETWRRGGVLAMLHRFLHLFDLPARLLAQRGGERSLTNLLHLAELLQQAASTIEGEQALIRHLAERIADTAGHTGDDQIVRLESDDDLVKVVTIHKSKGLEYPLVFLPFAAAVAGMRPGQGYRYHDGNGAQLELVAASHQGAGDAVRDAKEAAERAVLQEDLRLLYVALTRARHACWIGVAPVSHASAKKPQLHKAALGHLLTGGAEIDNGAIEGLLRRLADGHACIAVDYMPAPEDNRYEPPVQQEHPAPARRAYIARAEPWWIASYSALRHAEDDIVAPETATDDVIVEYASERPAALAEAGSIHAFERGAEAGTFLHDLLEWMAEEGFAAVARDPQRLRDTVARRCERRGWAHAIDLLTIWLLGLLSTPLSLPDGRTLALGALDDPRRYRAELEFLFEAKGVDTLALDRIVRTHTLDGAARPALASDRVNGMLKGFIDLIIEHEGRWYVVDYKSNWLGADQHAYTPEAMRRSILDARYELQYALYLLALHRQLRTRLGDAYDYDTHIGGAIYLYLRGVDGRGHGVHAERPPRAMIDALDTLFRGADA from the coding sequence ATGACCCTCGACTTCCAGACGCTGGACCCACTGACCATGCCGCTGGACGGCGTGCGCCTGATCGAGGCCAGTGCCGGCACGGGCAAGACGTGGACGATCGCTGCGCTTTACGTGCGCGCTGTGTTGGGCCACGGCGTGGCGCAGCCCTTGCTGCCGCCGCAGATCCTTGTAGTGACGTTTACCGAGGCGGCCACGCAGGAACTGCGCGAACGCGTGCGGGCGCGTCTCGTCGAGGCGGCTGCCGCGTTCCGGGCCGGCACGACGAAAGAGCCCTTCCTCGCCGCGCTGATGGATGCCTGCGAGGCGGATCGCCATGGCGCATGCGCGCGCCGGCTCGAACTCGCCGCGCAATGGATGGACGAGGCGGCCATCTTCACCATCCATGGCTGGAGCCAGCGGATGCTGATCCAGCATGCCTTCGGCAGTGGCCACGCCTTCGCCCAGACGCTGGAGCCGGACGAGAGCGAACTGCTCGCCGAGTGCGTACGCGACTACTGGCGCAAGGCGTTCTACCTGCTCGACGAGGCGCGTCTCGCACCCATCCTCGAGGAATGGCAGACGCCCGATGCGCTTGCGCGCGCACTGCGCCCCTTGCTGTTCGGCGGCGAGGCCACGTTGCGCGTCAACGGCGAGGTATTGGCCTCCGGCGGCGATCTCGATGCGGCCCTGCTCGATCGTGCCGCATGGGACGAGGAGGATGAGCGACGCCACGCGGATGCGGCGCGCACATGGCTCGCCGATATCGATCGCATCGAGGCGATCGTCACCGCCGCGGTAGGCGACAAGACCCTGCACAACGGCTGGTACAAACCGGACCGTATTCCCGCCGATCTTGCCGCCATGCGTTACTGGGCGGAACGTGCGGAGCGCGTCGACTTCGATATCGCGCGGTATTCCGTGACGCGGCTGGGCAAGGCCACCGGCAAGGGCAAGCATCGGCCCGAGCATCCGGCGTTCGCGGCACTGGAACACTGGCAGGCCTGGCAGGCGGGAAAGGTAGGCATTCGCCATGTGGTGCTGGCCGACGCCCTGGCTTGGGTGCGCGAGCGGTTCGCCGCGCAGAAGCTGCGTCGCGCGCAGATCGGGTTCGACGACCTCCTGCTGCGCCTGGACCGCGCGCTCGCCGCCGATACCGGAACGGGACTGGCGCAGACCATTGCCCAGCAATACCCGCTCGCCCTTATCGACGAGTTCCAGGACACCGACCCCTTGCAATATCGGATTTTCCGCGCGATCTACGCCGCGGCGGAAGGTACCGGACTGTTGTTGATCGGCGACCCCAAGCAGGCCATCTATGCCTTCCGCGGGGCCGATATCCAGACCTACCTCGGGGCCAGGGCGGAAGCCCTCGCCCCGCATTACAGCCTGGATACCAACCATCGTTCCAGTGAGGCCATGGTGGCGGCGGTCAATGCGCTGTTCGGGCATGCCGAAGGCCACGCCACGGGTGCGTTCCACTTCGCCGACCGCGGGCTACCCTTCGCACCGGTGCGGTCCCGTGGTCGCAGCGAACGCCTCGTTATCGACGACGCTGTGCCCGCGGCCTTGCAGGTCTGGCTGCTCGACGACGAACAGCCGGTGGGCGTGCGTATCTATCGCGAGCAGATGGCAGGCGCCTGCGCCACGCACATCGTCGAACTGCTGAATGCCGCGGGTCGTGGCCGCTGCGGTTTCGTTTCGGTCGAAGGCCACTTCACGGCGTTGAAGCCGGCGGATATCGCCGTCCTGGTCCGTAGCCACAGCGAGGCGACCCAGATACGCGATGCGCTGGCGCAGCGCCACGTGCGCAGCGTGTTCCTGTCCGATCGCGACTCGGTGCTCGAAAGCATCGAGGCCCACGACATCCTGCTCTGGCTGCGTGCCGTGGCCGAGCCATCCTCCGACACGGCCATGCGTGCCGCGCTGGCCACCCGCAGCCTCGATCTGGGCTATGGCGAACTGGAGCGCCTCAATGTGGACGAGCGGCACTGGGAGCGGCGTGGGCAGGAGCTATTCGAACTGCGCGAGACGTGGCGCCGGGGTGGGGTGCTGGCCATGCTGCACCGTTTCCTGCACCTGTTCGACCTGCCGGCGCGGTTGCTGGCGCAGCGCGGCGGCGAACGCAGCCTGACCAACCTGCTGCACCTGGCCGAGCTGCTGCAGCAGGCCGCGTCCACGATCGAGGGTGAGCAGGCGCTCATCCGTCATCTGGCCGAGCGTATCGCCGACACCGCCGGTCACACGGGCGACGACCAGATCGTCCGCCTGGAAAGCGACGACGACCTGGTCAAGGTGGTGACCATCCACAAGTCGAAGGGCCTGGAATATCCCCTGGTCTTCCTGCCCTTCGCGGCCGCCGTGGCAGGCATGCGCCCGGGGCAGGGGTATCGCTACCACGACGGCAACGGGGCACAGCTGGAACTGGTCGCGGCCAGCCACCAGGGTGCGGGCGATGCCGTGCGTGACGCGAAGGAGGCCGCCGAGCGCGCGGTGTTGCAGGAAGACCTGCGCCTGCTCTACGTCGCCCTGACCCGTGCGCGTCACGCGTGCTGGATCGGTGTCGCGCCGGTCAGTCATGCGTCCGCGAAAAAACCGCAGCTGCACAAGGCGGCGTTGGGTCACCTGCTGACCGGTGGCGCGGAGATAGACAACGGCGCGATAGAGGGTCTTCTGCGGCGCCTTGCGGACGGTCATGCCTGCATCGCCGTGGACTACATGCCCGCGCCGGAAGACAACCGCTACGAACCCCCGGTGCAGCAGGAACATCCCGCGCCGGCGCGCCGTGCGTACATCGCGCGTGCCGAGCCCTGGTGGATCGCCAGCTACAGCGCACTGCGCCATGCGGAGGACGACATCGTCGCGCCGGAGACCGCCACCGACGACGTGATCGTCGAATACGCGAGCGAGCGTCCAGCGGCGCTGGCGGAGGCCGGCAGCATCCATGCGTTCGAGCGTGGCGCGGAGGCCGGCACCTTCCTGCACGACCTGCTCGAGTGGATGGCGGAGGAAGGCTTTGCGGCGGTCGCCCGCGATCCGCAGCGCCTGCGCGATACCGTGGCACGCCGCTGCGAGCGTCGCGGCTGGGCGCATGCGATCGACCTGCTGACGATCTGGCTGCTCGGGTTGCTGTCCACGCCGCTGTCCTTGCCTGACGGCCGCACGCTTGCGCTCGGTGCACTGGACGATCCCCGCCGCTATCGCGCGGAGCTGGAATTCCTGTTCGAAGCGAAGGGTGTCGATACGCTTGCGCTGGACCGCATCGTCCGCACCCACACGCTGGACGGCGCGGCAAGGCCGGCGCTTGCGTCCGATCGCGTCAACGGCATGCTCAAGGGCTTCATCGATCTCATCATCGAGCACGAAGGACGCTGGTACGTCGTGGACTACAAGTCCAACTGGCTGGGCGCCGACCAGCACGCCTACACGCCGGAGGCCATGCGCCGCTCCATCCTCGACGCCCGCTACGAGTTGCAATACGCGCTCTACCTGCTTGCGCTGCATCGCCAGCTGCGTACACGCCTGGGCGACGCCTACGACTACGACACCCATATCGGCGGCGCCATCTATCTTTACCTGCGTGGCGTGGACGGTCGCGGTCACGGCGTGCATGCCGAGCGTCCGCCGCGGGCGATGATCGACGCGCTGGACACCTTGTTCCGGGGAGCGGACGCATGA
- a CDS encoding NAD-dependent epimerase, whose product MRILVTGTAGFVGSALTERLLARGDTVLGFDNHNDYYDPALKEARVARFIGHPNYSHVRADLAEQAAVDKAFADFQPERVVNLAAQAGVRYSLTHPHAYVQSNLVGFVNILEACRRHAVGHLVYASSSSVYGANRKMPFAVEDAVDHPVSLYAATKKSNELMAHTYSHLFGLPTTGLRFFTVYGPWGRPDMSPILFARRIVQGEAIDVFNHGNHSRDFTYIDDIVEGVVRTLDHPAQPDPGYDPVAPHAGSSSAPYRVYNIGNDEPVQLLDFIGLLEKHLGRTVEKRLLPMQPGDVPDTWADVSAIRRDVGYAPSTSIDAGLAKFAEWYKAYYRVD is encoded by the coding sequence ATGCGTATCCTAGTCACCGGCACCGCCGGTTTCGTCGGCTCGGCCCTCACCGAGCGCCTGCTGGCCCGCGGCGACACCGTGCTGGGCTTCGACAACCACAACGATTACTACGACCCCGCGTTGAAAGAAGCACGCGTGGCCCGCTTCATCGGCCACCCGAACTACAGCCATGTGCGCGCCGATCTTGCCGAGCAGGCCGCAGTGGACAAGGCTTTCGCCGATTTCCAGCCGGAGCGCGTGGTCAACCTCGCCGCCCAGGCCGGCGTGCGTTATTCGCTGACCCACCCGCACGCGTACGTGCAAAGCAATCTGGTCGGCTTCGTCAATATCCTGGAGGCATGCCGCCGGCACGCGGTCGGCCACCTGGTTTACGCGTCGTCCAGCTCGGTCTACGGCGCGAACCGGAAAATGCCCTTCGCCGTCGAGGATGCCGTGGACCACCCGGTCAGCCTGTATGCGGCGACCAAGAAGTCCAACGAGCTGATGGCGCACACCTACAGCCACCTGTTCGGGCTGCCCACCACGGGGCTACGCTTTTTCACGGTGTACGGCCCGTGGGGCCGGCCGGACATGTCGCCGATCCTGTTCGCCCGCCGCATCGTGCAGGGCGAGGCCATCGACGTGTTCAACCACGGCAACCACAGCCGCGACTTCACCTATATCGACGACATCGTCGAGGGCGTGGTCCGCACGCTGGATCACCCGGCCCAGCCAGACCCGGGCTACGACCCGGTGGCGCCGCATGCCGGCAGTTCGTCGGCGCCGTATCGCGTGTACAACATCGGCAACGACGAACCCGTCCAGCTACTCGACTTCATCGGCCTGCTCGAGAAACACCTGGGCCGCACGGTCGAAAAGCGCCTGCTACCGATGCAGCCGGGCGACGTGCCGGATACCTGGGCCGACGTCTCGGCGATCCGCCGGGACGTCGGTTACGCACCCAGCACGTCGATCGACGCGGGGCTGGCGAAGTTCGCCGAGTGGTACAAGGCGTACTACCGGGTGGACTGA